gatagagtttacttaggattgtgtctaggcCTAAGGTAGATATAGATTGGTTAAAAGTTGACACCTTTAGATTGAATCTTGATCACCCAAAATCAATTCCcatagcccatgagttctctcttcttataagaaagaaagctttgtcctttattgcattttaggtAGTAATCTAGTTTCAAATCATCTCAAAAACTggtagcacttagattaagcatggtcttgcattccctttgcatCATAATCACTTAGGACTGGTTTGATATCCTATATATTACAAGATTTGATTAGGGCCTTGAAATCCTTATCATCAAATGTCAGTGCCcaagtattttatttatacaacaTCCAAGTCAGCGTATGACCTTATCATAAGAGTATCATTCTAAACACAATAGGAATGTAAAGCTTATCTAAAGCTAGCGTAAGACCTATCTACAAGTCTTCGTATTTGTATTGCTTCTGGTAGTTTGCAGGAAAGTGTACGTATTTTCAAGAGACGAGGAGATAGAAAAATGCCATTGGCAATTTAGCATAGGGTGATAAAGAAAAATAGAGAATAATAAATTTCCTGTAACCACAGACAAAACTGCAAGACTCATCCAAAATCTAAGTCAAGTAGGCCACTGCctaaaaagaaaatgtaaacATTTTACTAGTCCCATTGAGTTTTATACTAcgttacatggaaacggaagcggaTACGCGGAAGCAAAATCGTATGAAAGCATAGAAGtgagcttttaaaaaaaaaataagaagtgATTCGTGTTggaagcttatataaatatataatattgtaaacacacataaaataaaattctgctTCGTCCTTGGCTCTAACATAAGACTCTGCacaaggaaaaacaaaaaattctcTGCACTAGCTTATTTAATATTAACCTAAGACTTTTACTTAGTTTCAGAATCCAAATTCAGTTTTGCTTCAGTCACTACCAACCATCGAATTATCAAACCATACATAAAAAGCTACAGAGTCTCGTGTTTCTGTAAAAGAGAAGAATAATATAAcaattaacaaataaataaaaatctaaatataattaTCTTGATTGATGTTTAGTCTTAgtacagagaagaagaaaaatagcaGATATGAAGTATAGAAGAGATGAGAACGACGATAGTCTTTTCAGTTTCCACCTTTTTTAGTTAGGGTTTTCAGTTAAGGAAGTAAAACATTAAACATtcaatttttcctttttattattatttacgaTTCCAATTAGAAGATTTAACGCTTCCAAACAGGAATCAATGGTTCCATCACGCTTCCAAAATCTGGTTGTCTGGAACCGCGATTCCAGCGCGCTTCCAACCGGTTCTGCACGCTTCCGACTCCGTTTCCGCTTCAGAACCAGGAACCAGAGCCTATGACACGCTTCCATGCAACGTAGGTTTTATAGACAACATGTGATAGCTGCACTAAGGATAAAAACGTTAAAATGCCAAGTACAAAAGGTGTGactgtaaaatatttttagagtaaAAGTAAAATAGTGAAAAGAATTTATCGCCGGTTTTCACTACTTACCAACAAATCAAGTAGAAAAATAAAGGTTTGGCTGGCAACATAACAGAGGAAATTAGAGTGACTGAGCGTAAAAATAAGGGTAAAAGGAAATAATATGTTACTTTTTGTATCTCTTCACTTTACTCCTTGTTTTTATGAGTAAAAACAAAAGGTGGAaacaactaataaaaattacttTGTAGAATAAATGAGTGAAAAACTTCCGCCATTTTCATCCTCTTTGGATGTATTTAAAAGAAACttagagtaaaaaaaattaaacttgagaaaaaaaatttactccAACTTTTTTACTCTAGTAATGCCATCCAATCACATTCAAAAATAATAGGATTTTCTCTAATTATCTTTCATGTTGCcgataatatttctttttccttACTCCAAATGTAATGTTTGCAAGtgaatctattttattgttttatactATGTGTATCTTATAACTGCCTACATATAGTCTCGCTAAAAAAAACTACCTACatacagtaaaaactctataaattaataatattaggattatgataatttataaatttattaatttaaagaaaatttccatttttagatttatattttaaaaaatatttatatgtaaaaaggaaaaaaacatttgatttcataatattttatattagttaaaactttatatattttaatttcatatattttatgagTTTATTTGATCCATTTTATGTTTGGAAGTATGCATATGAGTTTTTATGTGTGATTCGATAAATTAAGACCAAaatattgaaatgaaaaataaaaattagagatACAATTCATTTTGAAGatgaataaataataaaatgctttacttatatatatataaaattatatatgtcataattattaatatataatttcaatgagattatatatttagctaaggttttttttaatattattatcttattattttatgaaatagtGTCATATTTTACATCAACCCAATTTAGgacaaagaaaatttattaatttaccgtgtttattaatttatcgactattaatttatagagtttataCAATTATTATTGATGTGTCACATCACTAAGTGAATATTAACATAATAACTCTTATTTtatctcttttgttttgttgatttcaaaataaatgtcgttttcgatttttaatacaaaatttattaattttatgcaaaatttatttttttattggttgaaatatggttaggtgtataagtaatagtgtttttttataagaaatatacaaaattaattgttttcttaatccgtgtgtcgaaacctaaaacgacacttataataaaatagagGGGATGAAGTATCAATCACACCCAAAGTAAATTAAATTAGCTGTAACTATAGACAAAGCCGCAAGACTTTTCAAAATTCTGTGTCAAGGAGTCAACTGCCTGGGAAGactaaataataattcaataggATTCATGACTTTTTTATAAACGTCATGCGGTGGCTAGACTGTGTAGAACTTTTATTGTCGGCAACATTGATTGTTAATTGCCCAATGGGCAAAGTTACATATATCGGATTTATCCAGAGCCGTGCTCAATGTATTAGCAAAAAGGTAATTGCCTCAGCCCCCTTGATTAACATACTCGGTCTAGGGCCTTTATTTTTGTATGCAATcagtaaaaaacatttatatatgttCTATGATTTTACCTTTTACCAATAGTTCCTACaaatttaattatgttaaacgtttactatttttatttctattggatttgagattttaaatatttattcatttattagtttctatatttgttttaaatgtatatttcacAAAATCTTTCACAATTTATTGGTATTATTTTGCGATGTTGAATGAATCTGTATCTTTACTCTTTATAGctacaatttatatattttaactaacactgatatgaatttttaaaggttattatgaaaatatgtaaacaatcttaataaaaaaaatcatgtcaaataattatatttatgtttacgtACTAAATTGTGTTTACTTCACATATAAATCATACTAGATCATGACCCGCCCGGTCGGGCGGGTTTTCATTCTTTTGCGAATGCgggttgtgttttttttattataacgCAAAATTTGCTATGAAACTTGTGTTTTGATTTTGTTGTGTACATTAtgaagttaattttttaaacaattattacATAATTGCTCAGTGAATTTATTATATTCTGACgtctaatatattttgtgtgtaATGGTTCAAAACATTTtctgatatatattatattatatttcagtttggtttgtTTTCATGACAAAGTTATAAATATAACACTATACAATATTACTATACTAtgtaatatataaaactatatatgtttatatttgttttagaaaCATAATTTGAACCAACGTAATTCATAACACCAATATTCTGTCCCAACGTATACATGTAATTTACATGCAGTCACGCAAACAAAATTGAACGTTGTTTTTCTCTTTCCCCATAACTTGAACCGTTTGAACCCCATGAAGATCCACGACTTGTCCAATAACATATGtatgaacaacaatacataatgAATTTACGACAAAAGAATTCAAGATCTGTCCAAAACTTTAATGAGATCATAATATTCATTACAAAGTAATCAATAAACATGTgtacctttaaaaaaaatatttttcttctcgTCGATATTCCTTAACACATCGTAACTCGAAAGAAAAATATGATCAGATAGAAAATTACATCCAGTTACCACTGTGTCAcctgaaaaaaatcaatttgtatTGATGAATTGTTGGGCGATATTGTCCAGAAGCGGCTAGAACTTAAAAAGTATCAATAGTTTTCCACTCTCAAACCGGTAAATCACGTTGgagacaaaaaaatttgattccTTTTGCAAGATGCTGCAATCTTTACACcctacataaaataaaaaatcaaattatataatgaaTACTACAAGATGGtaactaaaatataacaataaacaATACTCACAGTTTCATCAGCTAAGACGCATTTAAATGTGTCGCCTCCAAAACTGGTGTTTTGTTTCCAAGCATGAAGTACTTTAACGCGAATTAGCCAATTGTTTCTTAATGGTAATCGAAAGTGCTTGGTTtcatcattcttttttttttggaggttATTGTGGATGTGTAAAGATGATTTAGAGACCAGTATCTATAGTTTAATTTTGAGGCAAGGAAACGAATGTACCACCCAAATATTCACTAAACCAATTAAGAAATCTACAATAAATACCAAATCACAATATATGGTCACCGCGATATTAGACATAATTAAAACGACTTGGAGAAATGATTTTTCCATAAAAGTTTTATTTCAAAGTAAAATTCGAGATTCTATATCGGTTATGTAAATAATCATATGCATCGAATATACTACACAAATATTCCCTAGGGCAATTCCCTAATCTATAATAAATACCAAGTCACGCAATATGGTCACCAAGATATTATGCATATTTGATACGACTTGGAGAAAGGGTTTTTAATAAATGATGTTATTGTTAAGTAAAAATTGATGTTTCTTTTATGAAATATACCAGAAGTATAGATATAGATATCAATTATTAACAGAAATATATGAACTTCCAAATCGAAATATTGTGTTTGAtcagtttgaaaacaaaaaaaaaatgagtaacTAAGATGAACTTGTGGTATGAACCGATGTGcagaagtgatttttttttttaacaaaatatttttatagcatCTGTTCTGATATCTATTTGTTCATCGCTGAAACATTAAAATTGGAGCATGTATAATGTATTATTGTTCGTTTGGCATAGTCTAGTGGTTggttattattttgtgtttatgttTCTAAAATTCAGTCTGATTTTAGCAGAGTTATAAGACATAGTCGACGGTTATCTTCTGAAACTGTATAGTTTGTATTAACATAGATATCAGTATAGGTTCAGTTATGGtacatttaataataattatgagGTTGGATATGATACGTCTAATTCGTAAGGAATTAGGCGTTTAATTAAAACTATGAAGTCGGTTATGGTATCTTTAATTTATAAGAGATAgacatttaattaaaatatgaagtCCACCTTAAAAATCCACCTAGAAGAAGTTGTCATGTTTCtaatttaataagatagatattttagacatgaaaaatattaaaagattttTTCCATTATGttgaatataatttatataaattatattttacatgataaatgttatttaaattaaagctccaatttttaaatttgcCTTAAGCCCTACAAAAGCTAGGCACGGCACTGGATTTACCGCAACACCAGACCCAAATAAAGATACAACTTAATAATTAAAGAATAAGGCTCATTTGTAGGTTGGTAAGTTGATTATCATCACCACCATGTGTCCTGTTTGGCGAGTTTTGTAACACGTGTACCAAGACACCTCCCTCATGCTTGTGGGAGCCTTTCCAGTCACCATGGGAGCTTCACCGCCATGGAAAACTTTGATTGCTTCTCATAGTTTGCAGGAAAGTGTATATTCAAGAGACGAGGAGATTGCAAAATGTCATTAGCTTAGGGTGTCATTAGCTTAGGGTGGTAATGCATAATAGAGAGTAATACATTTGCTGTAACCATAGACAAAACTGCTagactttttcaaaatctaaggGCATCCGCATTGGTGAACCCCCTCTTGGGGttcataagatttttttattatttttttggtaggaCCATAAATAGTTGTGAACCTCTATCGATTGTGTTCTTTCATTGGTGAACCTGCAGAACGGGTtcatagaaataaaataatattatatatatatttttttaaatattttcactatattgaaaataaatgaataaaatataataagttttaaaatattcaatacaTTAAGAATTGATTACATTAaccaatatatttataaaagaaatttattcAATACATTGAGAATTCATGAAGATACAACGATCAATCATCTACATTACCAAACATTTGCCAGATATTTTCGATGAGATCAGCTTTCAAACGATCATGTTTATCTGAATTTCGAACTTCAGTGCGAATGCCAAGCATATTATGGACATTCAAACTTTCTCTTCTTCGCACCTGGGAACTTCTGCTTGACTCTCCCGACTCGAACTCTGATGTATCAATTTGATTGTATCCGTCTCTTTCGTTCtcgactatcatattgtgcaatataACACAACATCTCATAATCCTTCCTATTTTTTCCTTGTCCCATTGTAAAGCTGGGTTTTTAACTATTGCAAATCTcgattgcaatactccaaaagcacgttcgacatcttttctggtgGCTTCTTGGCGTTCAGCAAACCGCActgctttaggaccttgaggaagtgggatggattggataaatgtaGCCCAATGCGGATAAATTCCGTCAGTAAGGTAGTATGCCATATGATAGGTGTGGTTGTTGACTTTAGgtgctcgaccttgtaaaatgtcatcaaaaactggtgaccgatcaagaacattgatatcgttgagAGTACCTGGTAAACCGAAaaatgcgtgccatatccaaagatcctGTGATGCCACagcttctaagacaattgtcggctttcctgaaCCACGTGTAAACTGCCCTCTCCAAGCcgttgggcagtttttccactcccaatgcatacaatcgatgctgccTACCATCCCTGGAAACCCCCGTGCCTCTCCAACATCGAGTAATCGTTGAAGATCCGCCGGGGTAGGTCTTCTTAAATACTCAGCTCCAAACAATTGTAAAATCCCATTAGTGAAATTATCCAAACATAAACGTGAAGTACTTTCACCTAGTCGGAGATATTTGTCATACATATCTCCCGATTGTCCGTATGCCATCATACGTATTGCTGCCGTAAACTTTTGAAGTGCAGATAGCCCCAACCTTCCATGAGCAtttcttctttgctgaaagtATGGCAGTTCAGTACTTAGGCTTTGGACTATGCGAAGGAACAATgttttgttcattcgaaaacggCGCCTAAACATTTCCGGCTGGTATGTTGGATTTTCCGCGAAATAATCCTTCCATAGTTGTTTGTGTCCTAGTTCCCGCTCTCTTTCGATATAACTTCGTCGCTTTGGCTTGTTGGTTTGAGCATTAACCATTGAGTCGATGTAATTATCGACTACTTCGTCGACAATTTCATCTAAAGCTTCATCTACTTCAtcacttgatgaggaagacatcCTTTGtacatattcaaaaaaaattaattattatcatattaattaaacaaaatgttgtttgtttcatatatttctttaaattgtattttaagaCAACAAAATGTTCGGtgtttcatataaaaaaaagcaACGGTTGATTAGAAATATATTATGtgattatatcatttttttcatGCAAAGATACATAATACTTGTAAGAAAATGTCgccaaaaaaaagatataatcGCATCACATGGCGGTTCAccaaatatatttgtaaaatgtACACGCAAACAAAGAGAAGTTGCATTGGAAATTATGTGATTATATCTTTTGTTTCATACAAACCTTAATTAAAATGTGTTATACATACCTGAATACAAGAAGTGGGTAGATACACAAATACTTTGTGTTTCACAAAGTCAagtgagaaagaaagagaagttGCATTGGAGATTTTATAAATGATAGCCAAAGAGAAGTGACAAGCATAATATATATAGGGAGACATTGTTTACACCCGTGAATGAAGTTATCAGGGGTACATACACCCGTGATTACATAACATAGAAGTGTAGAAAGATCCAACATTTTACACTTTCCCGACATACATAGAGCTAAAAGACAAGTACATAAAGCTAAAAGACAGGTACataaaagaaacagagaaagcGTGAACCCGTGACCTGCAACACAAGTACAAGCATCCACCTCCACAAGTCAAGCAACCCGTAACCTGCAACACAAAACATAGCCGAATCAATAAAGTTAAACAAAAAGTCTAGACAACACTCAAGAAATCACATATCACTCTAGACAATAGTCTACACAACACATTGTAAACCACAAAAAATAACCGACTGACCAACTCAAAGCATTTCAGATATCAGTTTATTCTTGAGTGTCATTTCTTGATCAGAAAGTGTATCTGCATTTTTGCCTAAGAGACGATCAAGGATTTTCCGGTTTGATATGATAGTTTTCATAGCTAGTATGCTCTCTATCTGATCAAGAGCTGCTTCATTCCCGTGCTTCTTTCGTTTCGCAGCTTTGGAAACCTTAATACCAGGAGGCCTAACCTCTTCCAACTCAGGCTCTGTTTCCGCAGCttccttccttttctcctttGGACCATCTCTGGAAACAGAGTTTGATCTCCATTTTTGATCAAACCTCAGTTCCCTCCACGCATGCTCGAGTGTGAACTTGAGCTGGTAGTCGTTAAAGAAGATGTCATGGGCAGACTTCATGACATCGTTCTCATTTTGACCACTAGCTTGTTCCTTCAATGCGGCCTCATAACTTCCCACAAACTTACAGACCTGCTCATTAACTcttccccacctctgcttacactgACTCCACTCTCTAGGAGCGAAGCCACTCAGCTGAGGGATTGAATTGAAATACTCTGCTATTCTATTCCAAAATGACCCTAACTTCTGCTGGTTACCAACTATCGGATCCTTGCTGgtgttcaaccaagcactgATCAGAACAATGTCTTCTTGTGTTGTCCACTTTTTCCTTTCCAACGGTTTTGGAACAGTAGAAGACCCTACGCCTATGGACCCTACGTCTATGGGTTGACTGGTTTGGGAAGATAAAAGGTTCATAAACCCGGGAGAATCTAGAGAAAACGGTTCCATTTTGGTTTGAGGTGGTGTTTTAAACGTGGTTTtggttttcagatttttta
This genomic stretch from Brassica napus cultivar Da-Ae chromosome C9, Da-Ae, whole genome shotgun sequence harbors:
- the LOC106384662 gene encoding uncharacterized protein LOC106384662; the protein is MSSSSSDEVDEALDEIVDEVVDNYIDSMVNAQTNKPKRRSYIERERELGHKQLWKDYFAENPTYQPEMFRRRFRMNKTLFLRIVQSLSTELPYFQQRRNAHGRLGLSALQKFTAAIRMMAYGQSGDMYDKYLRLGESTSRLCLDNFTNGILQLFGAEYLRRPTPADLQRLLDVGEARGFPGMVGSIDCMHWEWKNCPTAWRGQFTRGSGKPTIVLEAVASQDLWIWHAFFGLPGRAPKVNNHTYHMAYYLTDGIYPHWATFIQSIPLPQGPKAVRFAERQEATRKDVERAFGVLQSRFAIVKNPALQWDKEKIGRIMRCCVILHNMIVENERDGYNQIDTSEFESGESSRSSQVRRRESLNVHNMLGIRTEVRNSDKHDRLKADLIENIWQMFGNVDD
- the LOC106384663 gene encoding glutathione S-transferase T3-like; its protein translation is MEPFSLDSPGFMNLLSSQTSQPIDVGSIGVGSSTVPKPLERKKWTTQEDIVLISAWLNTSKDPIVGNQQKLGSFWNRIAEYFNSIPQLSGFAPREWSQCKQRWGRVNEQVCKFVGSYEAALKEQASGQNENDVMKSAHDIFFNDYQLKFTLEHAWRELRFDQKWRSNSVSRDGPKEKRKEAAETEPELEEVRPPGIKVSKAAKRKKHGNEAALDQIESILAMKTIISNRKILDRLLGKNADTLSDQEMTLKNKLISEML